Below is a window of Rhodopseudomonas sp. P2A-2r DNA.
CCCGTAACTGGGCCAAAGACTAAATCCAGCTCTGTCACTCATCGCTCGCGCAGGCTTTCATGCCGATACCTGAGCAACGGCGACATCAGGTATTCGATCAATCGCCGCGTTCCCGTCTTGATCTCCACGGTGACCGCCATGCCGGGCGCAAGAGTGACCGTCCTATCATCGATCTTCATGACCGTGCGATCTAGCGCAACGCGCGTGGAATATAGCAGTTCCTGTCCTGCCGGCTCGCTGGTGTCGGCAAGCGCGCCGCCGCCCCGTGCGCGTGACGGATCCTGCGGCTTGTCCTTAACGATCGCGTCCTGCGAGACGCTGACCACCTTGCCCTGCAGCAGACCGTAACGCGTAAAATTGAACGTATCGATCTTGACCTCGACGATCTGCCCTTCGCTGACGAAGCCGACGTCGCGATTGGAGATCATCGCTTCGACTTCCAGCGTGCTGTCGCTTGGCACGATCAGCATCAACTGCTGGGCCGGGGTCACCACGCCGCCGACAGTGTGCAGCACGAGCTGCTGCACCGTCCCATCGATCGGCGATCGCAATACCTGCTCGCCGGCCTTGCGCTCCGCCTTGACCAGATCCTGACCCAGCTGGTCGACCTTGCGTTCGGCATCGGCCAGATCACTCAGCACCTGGCGTTCGTAACCCGCTTTGGTCTGTTCACGCTGCTGCTCAACAGCCCGACGGGCGGCCGCCACTTCCACCAACTTGCGCTGTTGCACGAGGCGCTCGTTGCGCTGGTCGACCAGGCGGGTCTGGGCATCGAGATAGGCGATATGGTTGCCGTACTGAATCTCCATCGCCTTGCGGCGGATGGTGGCGCCCTCCTCGACCAACGGCAACGACGCATCGATCTTGGCGATGGTCGCGGAAACGGAATCGGATTCGGCGTGCTTCTGCTCGATCTGGCGGTCCAGCGAGGCAAGCTTTGCCGACTGCTCGGCGGCCTGCGCCAGCATCGACAAACGGGCGCGGGAAACATCGGACGGCAATGCGCCGGGGGGCGGCACCAGGTCCGGGGCGACCTTGTCGTTGCCAAAACCGCCGCGAAGCGCCGACAGGCGCGCGACGTCGAGCCGGCTGGCGAGAAGATCCTGCGCGACGTGCCTGCGCTCCGCCAGCGTGACGGTCTGATCGAGTTCGATCAAGACCTGTCCGTTGCTCACGCGGTCACCGTCCTGCACCAAAATCGCTGATACAGTGCCCGCCTCCAGTGGCTGGATGGTCTTGGTTCGCCCGCTCGGGACAACCTTACCCGAGGCGGTAGCGATGATGTCCACATGGCCGACAACCGCCCAGACAATGGCGATCACGAAGAACAGGATGATCGTCATCCCGATCGCCCGGCCAATCGGCGAGGCTGGCGTTTCGAGGATTTCAAGCGCGGCGGGCAGGAACTGGCGCGCGGTCTCATCACGCTTCCAGCGCCGCGCGGCCTCTTGGGCGGCCGGCTCTTTTGCAGAGGCTTCAACTGACGACATGGAGCCCCGCCTGCAACTGGTGAAGTTTGGCGTAGCGGCCGGCGCGGGCCATCAGTTCGTCGTGTGTGCCATCCTCGACCAGCCGGCCGGCCTCGATAGTCAGAATGCGGTCGGCATGGCGCACCGCGGACAGCCGGTGGGCGATGATCAGCACCGTACGCCCGGTCGCGATCCGGCGCATGTTGCGCTGGATGATGTTCTCGCTCTCGTAATCGAGGGCGCTGGTAGCTTCGTCGAAGATGAGAATCCGCGGGTTGGTCACCAGCGCCCGGGCGATGGCGATGCGTTGGCGCTGGCCGCCGGAAAGACTGGCGCCGCGCTCGCCGACCATGGTGTCGTATCCGTCGGGAAGCCCGAGGATGAATTCGTGGGCCCCCGCGAGCTCCGCTGCCGCAATCACGCGATCCATAGCCATGCCGGGTTCGGCGAGCGCGATGTTGTCGCGGATGGAGCGGTTGAACAGCACGTTCTCCTGCAGCACCGATCCGGTCTGGCGGCGC
It encodes the following:
- a CDS encoding HlyD family type I secretion periplasmic adaptor subunit, whose amino-acid sequence is MSSVEASAKEPAAQEAARRWKRDETARQFLPAALEILETPASPIGRAIGMTIILFFVIAIVWAVVGHVDIIATASGKVVPSGRTKTIQPLEAGTVSAILVQDGDRVSNGQVLIELDQTVTLAERRHVAQDLLASRLDVARLSALRGGFGNDKVAPDLVPPPGALPSDVSRARLSMLAQAAEQSAKLASLDRQIEQKHAESDSVSATIAKIDASLPLVEEGATIRRKAMEIQYGNHIAYLDAQTRLVDQRNERLVQQRKLVEVAAARRAVEQQREQTKAGYERQVLSDLADAERKVDQLGQDLVKAERKAGEQVLRSPIDGTVQQLVLHTVGGVVTPAQQLMLIVPSDSTLEVEAMISNRDVGFVSEGQIVEVKIDTFNFTRYGLLQGKVVSVSQDAIVKDKPQDPSRARGGGALADTSEPAGQELLYSTRVALDRTVMKIDDRTVTLAPGMAVTVEIKTGTRRLIEYLMSPLLRYRHESLRER